One Phyllobacterium sp. T1293 DNA window includes the following coding sequences:
- a CDS encoding rod-binding protein, which yields MAINPPSDLVLDVANAADPATLQASVEKLRSLAAARVEAQTRLSRETFASIQQAGTPTVSIGSTHAPDRQNAAYKKFESFMLQSFVESMFTGDNQAVFGQGIAGDYWKSMMSEAVAKKMADAGGIGVAKMLEQQSAKKAKNEAASETPAVSGNQSLTQKQDSNVILYQIERQLIHKQLKTTKPVEDIRQG from the coding sequence ATGGCCATTAATCCACCTTCCGATCTGGTGCTGGATGTTGCCAATGCAGCAGATCCGGCAACCTTGCAGGCTTCGGTCGAAAAACTTCGCAGCCTTGCCGCTGCGCGTGTCGAAGCCCAGACGCGGCTTTCGCGCGAGACATTTGCATCGATACAACAGGCGGGTACTCCAACGGTTTCCATCGGCAGCACACATGCACCCGACAGGCAGAATGCCGCCTACAAGAAGTTTGAATCATTCATGCTGCAATCCTTTGTCGAGTCCATGTTTACAGGCGACAATCAGGCCGTGTTCGGTCAGGGCATTGCCGGGGATTACTGGAAATCGATGATGTCAGAGGCAGTGGCCAAGAAGATGGCCGATGCCGGTGGTATTGGTGTGGCGAAGATGCTGGAACAGCAGAGCGCCAAGAAAGCGAAAAACGAGGCAGCGAGTGAAACGCCCGCTGTATCAGGCAATCAAAGTCTCACTCAAAAACAGGACTCAAATGTCATTTTGTACCAGATCGAACGGCAACTCATTCACAAGCAATTGAAAACGACGAAACCTGTTGAAGATATCAGACAGGGCTGA